From the Streptococcus sp. 29887 genome, one window contains:
- a CDS encoding GNAT family N-acetyltransferase: MIGLELVNKDNFEEVLQVQVLEEDQRRVATVEYSLAQAWLYRDEGTLLPYAVKSGQKIVGFVLLSIQEDKSYYVWRLLIDRHYQNRGYGKEVIRQVIGLAKEDPSCHTITMNYVIGNHKMRYILEKFGFQSVGMIGQEIKMELTF; this comes from the coding sequence ATGATCGGATTAGAATTAGTAAATAAGGATAATTTTGAAGAAGTCTTGCAAGTGCAGGTCTTAGAAGAGGACCAGCGTCGAGTTGCAACGGTTGAATATTCTCTAGCTCAGGCTTGGCTCTATCGGGATGAAGGAACTCTCCTTCCTTATGCAGTCAAATCAGGACAGAAAATCGTAGGTTTTGTATTGTTGTCTATACAAGAAGACAAGAGCTACTATGTGTGGCGTTTGTTAATAGACAGGCATTATCAAAATAGAGGCTATGGTAAGGAAGTCATCCGGCAAGTGATTGGTCTGGCTAAGGAAGATCCAAGTTGCCACACAATTACCATGAATTATGTAATCGGCAATCATAAAATGCGGTACATCTTAGAAAAATTTGGCTTCCAATCAGTTGGTATGATTGGACAAGAAATAAAAATGGAATTAACTTTTTAA